The DNA sequence AAAGCAGATCGAGGAATTTGCGGCTATGGGTGGCAAGGTGTATGTAGTTTCTCCTACACCTGGCGGCTTGAATCGATTGAAACAAGTCTTCAGTGATCTGCCCATCGAAGAATACCTGTTAGGCAACCTGACAGAAGGTTTCTGGCTGGAAGAAGACAATGTCGCCTTCCTGACTGAGACACGAATTTTCAACCGTCATTCCAACAAGACTCGTAAGCGTAAGGTTTCTGGTTCTGTAACCAGTGCTTTGATGGTGGAGTCTCTCAACCGTGGCGATTTCGTTGCTCATGAAGACCACGGCGTGGGCAAGTACCTAGGGCTTGTCCGTGTAGAGGTGAATGGCGGTATGGTGGACTGCGCCTTGCTGGAATATGCCGGCGGCGACAAGCTGAAGTTCCCCGTGGCAGATCTGCAGAAGATTGAACGCCTTGAAAATTCCGAGACGGAACCCAAGCTGGATCGCCTGGGAAGCAAGACCTGGGAAAACATCAAGAAGCGTGTCAAGCAGAAGGTCATCCAGATTGCCCGCGAGCTTGTTGAACTTTACGCCAAGCGCGAACTGGTTGACGGCTTTGCATTCCCGCCCGATGGAAAACTTCAGCGTGAATTTGAGGAAGCCTTCGAATACGATCCCACGCCTGACCAGGTAAAGGCTACTGCAGATATCAAGCGCGATTTGGAAAGCCATCGACCTATGGATCGCCTGGTATGCGGCGATGTAGGCTTTGGCAAGACAGAAGTGGCCATGCGTGCGGCCTTCAAATGCGTTGTCAGCAAGAAGCAGGTGGCGCTCCTTGTACCGACTACTATTCTTGCCGCCCAGCACTACGAAAACTTCATGGATCGTTTTGCCGGTTTCGGGGTGAATATCGCCCTGATTAATCGATACAAGACCCCAAAGGAAAAGAAGGAGATCTTCAAGCAGGTTTCCGAAGGCAAGATTGATATTCTTATCGGTACTCACAGCCTGTTGTCTGAAAAGAACCAGTTCAAGGATCTGGGGCTCCTGATTATTGATGAAGAACAGAAATTCGGTGTCAAGCAGAAGGAAAAGCTTCGCGAAATGCGTTTGACGGTGGATTCACTCAGTATGAGTGCTACTCCCATTCCTCGTTCCCTCCACTTGAGCATGACCGGGGTTCGCGATATTTCCCTCATCAACACTCCGCCTATCAATCGTCTTCCCGTAGAGACTAAGCTCATGAAACGGGATGACGAGGTTATCAAGAATGCCATTCTCGATGAATTGGCTCGCGGCGGCCAGGTGTTCATTGTCAACGATCGCGTCAATAGTATCTATACTCTGCAGGACGATATTCAGGCATTGGTGCCTAACGCAACCATTGGCGTGGCGCATGGCCAGATGGACGATCGCGAATTGGAAAAGAGCATGGATGCATTCCTTTCCAAGCAGTTTGACGTGCTGATCAGTACCAGCATCATCGAGTCTGGTCTTGACGTGCCTAACGCAAATACCATCATTATCATGAATGCCCATAACTTCGGTATCAGTCAGCTGTATCAGATGCGTGGGCGAGTGGGGCGCAGTAGTGTCCTTGCGAAGGCCCTGTTGGTTATTCCTGCAAAGCACGATATTTCCCAGGAATCCATGCGACGCCTAAAGGCATTGGAGCAGTTTACGGATTTGGGTAGCGGTTACCAGCTGGCCATGCGAGACCTTGAAATCCGTGGTGCAGGAAACCTCCTTGGGCAGGAACAACATGGCTTCATTGCGGAAGTGGG is a window from the Fibrobacter sp. genome containing:
- the mfd gene encoding transcription-repair coupling factor translates to MDSLSEFLTFSSSPSLNLFQKVQGEAIHVNGATIPMAAMMVANRFQKKPEHILVVAKDYRSAEVWVENLESMLGEEYVRFFPSVGLKPYEKKVPFEGVLEERLKFFRDLEMGDSVFVTVCPLDCFLMRLPAPGAITRNSRTLKVGDVLEPSTLRPWLMDHGFVEQPVVSGVGEFSIRGCIVDVNCLLYKHPIRIEFFGDEIESIRSFDIFSQRSVERMNSVQIYPMGEFVVPEKELAKFNGDNSGLWWYRDRYEKLEKTLLDYLPKAPLVFEELSALSETASKYFYSYENNYQEIRAIEPDIVPPGNIWAKMGELSRFFVGRGSLDVTRVQLNDGNGHDLNCRPQDFSSNGTDAVAKQIEEFAAMGGKVYVVSPTPGGLNRLKQVFSDLPIEEYLLGNLTEGFWLEEDNVAFLTETRIFNRHSNKTRKRKVSGSVTSALMVESLNRGDFVAHEDHGVGKYLGLVRVEVNGGMVDCALLEYAGGDKLKFPVADLQKIERLENSETEPKLDRLGSKTWENIKKRVKQKVIQIARELVELYAKRELVDGFAFPPDGKLQREFEEAFEYDPTPDQVKATADIKRDLESHRPMDRLVCGDVGFGKTEVAMRAAFKCVVSKKQVALLVPTTILAAQHYENFMDRFAGFGVNIALINRYKTPKEKKEIFKQVSEGKIDILIGTHSLLSEKNQFKDLGLLIIDEEQKFGVKQKEKLREMRLTVDSLSMSATPIPRSLHLSMTGVRDISLINTPPINRLPVETKLMKRDDEVIKNAILDELARGGQVFIVNDRVNSIYTLQDDIQALVPNATIGVAHGQMDDRELEKSMDAFLSKQFDVLISTSIIESGLDVPNANTIIIMNAHNFGISQLYQMRGRVGRSSVLAKALLVIPAKHDISQESMRRLKALEQFTDLGSGYQLAMRDLEIRGAGNLLGQEQHGFIAEVGFETYVRLVREAVEMLRGGDAEKPIQTRVEIGVDAYLPEDYIQDALTRINMYQRISRVNHVDDIVGISQELEDRFGPVPDAAKMLLLVTELGLLAGRLRIQGLVQRKGMLAATFAENPPPDVRIISEMYGLAQFPMRILAGSPMQVVIELGRGSATDLAENALKQFRAFSAIKAQSVTIQTGSKLI